The Natribaculum luteum genome contains the following window.
CCAGCGTCGAGCGTCCCCTGGCTCTTGGCGTGATAGTGAAGGTCGTCGAACCGTCGCAGCCTGACGTCCGCCGCAGGAACGGGCAGCCCCATGTGGGCCAGGACGACGACGCTCGCCACGAGGTCGAGCGTCGAGGTCTTCCCGCCGCTGTTGACACCCGACAGCAGGGCGACGCCCGAGACCGCGTAGTCGACCGGATCGATCGCCTCGAGCGGCTCGTCGAGCAGTGGCGAGCGGCCGCCGTCGATCGCGAACCCGACCTCAGCGTCCGCGTCGACGAACGTCGGCATCGTACACTCGAAGTCCCGGGCGAACCGTGCGATCGCGTACTCGACGTCGAGTTCGAGGGCGTCTCTGACGAGTCGCGTCGCTCCCTCTCGCTGTGCCGCGAGGTCGCCGGCCAGTTCGCGCTTGAGTCTGGCGGCCCGGCGCTCTTTCGCCGCCGTCAGCTCCTCGCGCAGCCGCGAGATGGCGTTCTCGTCGCGTTCGACGGGAAAGGTCGGCTCGTCGCCGAACGCCCGGCGGGCGATCTCCGCCTCGCCGGCATCGAGATCGAGCGCGTCGACGAGGTGCTCGCGTGCGCTCTCGACCGCGGCGGCGTACTCGTCGGCGAGTTCTCGCGAGAGCAGCGAGTCGACGCCTGCCCCGCGTTCGACCAGCGAGAGGAGGTCCGACCCCTCGATGGTGACGTCCTGCTCGCGAATGGCCTCGCGAAGGCGGTCGTTCGCGACGCTCTCGGCCGCGCTGGCGGCCGCGTCGAGGTCGTCGACGGCGACGGTCAACCGATCGAGTTCGTCGTCGCCGGCGACGGTACCGTCCGCGGCGAGTCGCTCGAGGCCGTCCTCGAGCGCGTCGAGGTCGCAGTCGGACTCCAGTCCCGCCCTGCGGTGGACTGCGATCGCTGCTCGCAAGGTGTCGCGGTTGCGCGCGAAGAAGGCGAGCGCCCGCTCGGGGACGACCTCGGCGGGGTCCTCGAGGGCGTCCGGGCGGACCTGGACGTCGCCCTCGACGTCGACGCCGGCGAACGACTCGTCGAGTGCGATCACGGTCGCGTACCCTCGCGCGAGTTCGGCGAGGTCGCGTGCGTCCTCGACCACCTCGACCGAAAGCTCCGGGATCGCCTCGCGGGCCTCGCTGTACCGTTCGGCGTCGGTCGTCGCCAGACACCGGTCGCGGACCCGGACGTCGCCCGCGTCGTCGAGCGGCCTGACGTCGGCGAGGGCCTCGAGCACCTCGGGGTCGGGGTCGCGGGTCACGGCCTCGCGAGCGAACGCCTGGACCTCCTCGATGCGCGAGCGTCGGCAACTCGGATAGATGGTCTCCAGTCGCTGGGCGGCGTAGCTGGTGACGGTTCGGTCCTGGAGCGACGAGAGGAGGGTCCGGTAGATTTCGCGTGCACGGTCGGTCGCGAGGAAGCCGCCAGGGTCGTCGTGCTCGCGGCGGATCGCCCCGCGGGCGATGCGCGCGGCGCGTCCCTGCGTGATGCCCGGTGCCCGCGCGAGCGTGGCCACATCGCCGGTCCGTAGCGCACGCTCGGGGTCGTCGAGTTCGGCGAGCGCGCTCGCGGTCTTCTCGCCGACGCCCGGAATCGACTCGAGGTCCATCGACCGGCGTATTCCACCGAGACGAGAAAAAACTCCCGCCCGAACGTGGACGGTCGCCGGTCGGCAGCTGTCTCCCTCGCAGGCGATGAGTCCCGGAGTGGCGTTTTTTCACGCCGAAGCACGTATCCGTTGGCGAATGCGACCGTCCGCGTTCACGCTCGTGCTCGTACTCTCTGTCGCGCTCGCCGGCTGTAGTCAGCCAATCGTCGGCGACGACCCGCCGAACGATACCGACGGCGCGGCGGACGTCACCAACTCGACCGACGAGAACGCCACCGCCACGTTCGTCACCGACGAGGGCAACGCCACCGTCTCCCTCGAGGTCGCCGACACGAGCGAGGAGCGCACGCGGGGGCTGATGTACCGCGAGTCGCTGCCCGACGACCACGGTATGGTGTTCGTCTACGACGACGCCGACGACCGGTCGTTCTGGATGAAAAACACGTACGTCCCGCTCGACATGATCTTCGTCGCGCCCAACGGGACGGTGCTGAACGTCGAACACGCGGAGCCAGAACCCAATACCTCGACAGCGGATCTCGAGAGCTACGAAAGCGACGGGCCCGCTCAGTACGTCGTCGAACTCGAGCGGGGATTCGCCAATCGAACGGGCGTCGACGCCGGGGCGGAGATCGTCTTCCACGACGACCTCCGCGATCGCTGACCCCGTCTTCCTTTTTCGGGATCGCCGTCGTAATCCGGGCTATGGCCCCACCAGAGGTCGGTGCGCTCGAGTACCACGAGCGGACGAAACACTCCCCACAGAGCGTGCGCACGAGCGGACACCGACTGGACTTCGACAACAAGCCGACACCGTACAAGGTCTACGAAGCGCTCTCGACGCGCTCGCTGTCCGAGTCGGTTCGACCGCCCCAGCAGTCCGCGCTGACCGCGGTCGCCGAACCGGCCCCCGACGGCGACCCGACGGTCGTTCCCGATCGCGAGACGCTCGCGACCCTCTGTTACTACGCAGCCGGAATCACGAAACGGATCGACGTCCGCGGCGGCACTCGCCTGTTCCGTGCCGCATCGGCGACGGGCGCGCTCTACCACGTCGACCTCTACGTCGTCTGTGGTGACCTCGAGGACGAGACGGTCGCCGAGGGTGTCGACCTCGAGGCCGGCGTCTACCACTTCGATCCCCGTACCCTCTCGCTCGACGTGCTCCGGGAGGGCGATTACCGCGGCGTGCTCGCCGACGCGAGCGCACACGACGGCGTCGCCGCGGCCCCGCTGTCGATCGTCGCGACCTCGACGTGGTGGCGAAACGCCTGGAAGTACCGGGAGCGAACCTATCGCCACGCCTTCTGGGACTCCGGGACGATTCTGGCGAACCTGCTCGCCGTCGCCCACGCGCTCGACCTGCGCGCCGAGGTCGTGACCGGCTTCGCCGACGCTCCTGTCGTCGACCTGCTGGGGATCGACCCCGAACGGGAAGCACCCCTCGAACTCGTCGCGATCGGGGCCGGGAGCGGCGTACCCGACCCGCCGTCGGTCGCGCCGATCGATCCGCGAACGGCACCCCTCTCGCCGAACGAGAAGACGTTCCCGCTGATCCACGAGGCGTGGTCGGCGAGCGTGCTCGCGGACGGCCGGTCGGCGGATCGATGGCGAACCGACCGGCCGGCGGAGTCGATCGGGACCCGCGGGGGAGACGACGGCGAGCGGATTCCCCTCGACCCGGTCGACCACGAGACGGCCTCGAGTCGGCCGCTCCACGCGACGATCCGCCGTCGCGGCTCCTGTCGCGAGTACCGGCGCGAGCCGATCAGTTTCCGCAAACTGTCGACGGTGCTCGATCGGGCCGTCCGCGGCGTTCCGATGGACGTCAGGCGCGAGGACGACCCGCCGCTCTCGTTCGCCGAACCCTACCTCGTCGTCAACGCCGTCTCGGGCCTCGAGTCGGGGGCCTACCGGTACCACCCTGCCGAGGGCGAACTCGAGCTCCTGGGCCGGGACGAGTTTCGCCAGGAGGCAGGCCACCTCGCGCTCGACCAGCGCCTCGGTGCCGACGCGGCCGTCTGCGTCTACTTCCTGACCGACCTCGAGTCGGTCGTCGACGCGTTCGGCGATCGCGGCTACCGGGTCGCCCAGCTCGAGGCGGCGCTGACGGCGGGCCGGCTCTACCTCGCGACCTACGCCCACCGGACGCTCGGTGGGACGGGCCTGACGTTCTACGACGATGCCGTCACGGACTTTTTCGCATCACAGGTAGACCGGACGTCGGCGTCGCAACCGTCGTCCCAGTTCGACCGCGATGCGTTCGCTCGGACCCCGATGTTTCTATATACGATGGGCCGGCCAGCCAACGTGACGTGACGGCAGCCTCGGCGTGGTCGGACCGGGAACGGAGCCGTCTATATAGTCGCACATCGTCGTCAGACCCCCACGTATCACAATATATAAGAAAACGAATACTTTTAAGACGACCGCACGGCGTGGTGATACTGTCGTGTCATCCGTCGTCTCTACCGATACTCTCCAGGCGGCACAGCAAGCCCTTCGGCGAGAGCGTCGGCAACTCGAGGACGAGCGACACGCGTTCGAGCAGTTCCTCGAGCGAGTCCGGGCGCTCGAGCCGAACCAGTCTCGATCCGGACCTGCCGGACCGGCACCGCTCGCGCCTCGACACCGGACCGGACTCGAACGCGTCCGCGACGCCTACACCGAGACGGTGATGTGTGTCCCACACTACCACGATGTGTACGACGAGCCCTACGCCGAACATCTGGCTGGCGAACTCGGCGAGGAACTCGCGGCGGCGAT
Protein-coding sequences here:
- a CDS encoding MutS-related protein, which encodes MDLESIPGVGEKTASALAELDDPERALRTGDVATLARAPGITQGRAARIARGAIRREHDDPGGFLATDRAREIYRTLLSSLQDRTVTSYAAQRLETIYPSCRRSRIEEVQAFAREAVTRDPDPEVLEALADVRPLDDAGDVRVRDRCLATTDAERYSEAREAIPELSVEVVEDARDLAELARGYATVIALDESFAGVDVEGDVQVRPDALEDPAEVVPERALAFFARNRDTLRAAIAVHRRAGLESDCDLDALEDGLERLAADGTVAGDDELDRLTVAVDDLDAAASAAESVANDRLREAIREQDVTIEGSDLLSLVERGAGVDSLLSRELADEYAAAVESAREHLVDALDLDAGEAEIARRAFGDEPTFPVERDENAISRLREELTAAKERRAARLKRELAGDLAAQREGATRLVRDALELDVEYAIARFARDFECTMPTFVDADAEVGFAIDGGRSPLLDEPLEAIDPVDYAVSGVALLSGVNSGGKTSTLDLVASVVVLAHMGLPVPAADVRLRRFDDLHYHAKSQGTLDAGAFESTVREFADLADGGDGSLVLVDELESITEPGASAKIIAGILEALEEKSATAVFVSHLAGEIREMADFDVTVDGIEAVGLVDGELEVNRSPVKDHLARSTPELIVEKLARKRDSRFYGKLLEKFE
- a CDS encoding DUF192 domain-containing protein; the protein is MRPSAFTLVLVLSVALAGCSQPIVGDDPPNDTDGAADVTNSTDENATATFVTDEGNATVSLEVADTSEERTRGLMYRESLPDDHGMVFVYDDADDRSFWMKNTYVPLDMIFVAPNGTVLNVEHAEPEPNTSTADLESYESDGPAQYVVELERGFANRTGVDAGAEIVFHDDLRDR
- a CDS encoding SagB/ThcOx family dehydrogenase, with amino-acid sequence MAPPEVGALEYHERTKHSPQSVRTSGHRLDFDNKPTPYKVYEALSTRSLSESVRPPQQSALTAVAEPAPDGDPTVVPDRETLATLCYYAAGITKRIDVRGGTRLFRAASATGALYHVDLYVVCGDLEDETVAEGVDLEAGVYHFDPRTLSLDVLREGDYRGVLADASAHDGVAAAPLSIVATSTWWRNAWKYRERTYRHAFWDSGTILANLLAVAHALDLRAEVVTGFADAPVVDLLGIDPEREAPLELVAIGAGSGVPDPPSVAPIDPRTAPLSPNEKTFPLIHEAWSASVLADGRSADRWRTDRPAESIGTRGGDDGERIPLDPVDHETASSRPLHATIRRRGSCREYRREPISFRKLSTVLDRAVRGVPMDVRREDDPPLSFAEPYLVVNAVSGLESGAYRYHPAEGELELLGRDEFRQEAGHLALDQRLGADAAVCVYFLTDLESVVDAFGDRGYRVAQLEAALTAGRLYLATYAHRTLGGTGLTFYDDAVTDFFASQVDRTSASQPSSQFDRDAFARTPMFLYTMGRPANVT